The Vibrio diazotrophicus DNA window TATGTTGTTCAAAATGATCGGTACAAAACTCCAATGAATACCAAAAACAACCAGAACCTGCCATAAAGCGCCTATGATGAAACCTGCTACTTCAGGGCTGAACTGATAGAGGAAAAATACGCCTGAAGAAAGAGCTTTCGCAACCGCTGTACTGAGTGGGCCAATAACGAGGAATGTAAGTGGTACAGTGATAATCAAGCACGATAAAGGCGTCAGCCACTTGTAAAAAGAGTCTGGAAATCTGTTAGCAATTGAACGTTCCAGCCAAACATTAAACCAGATGGCAAATAAGATGGGGATAACCGAATTGGAATAGTTGATGAACTCTACTGGCAACCCTAGGAAATATTCAGGTGTGATATCTATACCAGTGACCTTCTGTGAAAACAGCCAACTGACATGGTTGTTGATCTCTGGATGCACGAGCGCACTGGCGATAGCGATACCAAACAGTGGGTTTGTACCGAAATGCTTTGAGGCGGAATAGCTCAACAGTATAGGCAGAAAGAAAAATACGGCGTCTGAAGACGAAAATAGAATGCGATAAGTACCGCTATCAACGTTCATCCAACCAAGGTTTACCAGTAGAAAAATGCTCCCCTTGAGAATACCAGCCATACTGAGCAACCATAATATAGGGAAGAAAATATTGGTAATGGTATTAATAACGTTGGTCATATGGTTGGGAATGCCAGTACTTTCTGATGTTTCGAGCAAAGGCAGTAGAGACTGATACAGTTTTTCGACGTGGGAACCTACGATAACCTGAAACATTCCTCCAGAATGTGTCACAGAGATAACCTCTGGAAGCTTATTAATCTCCTTTACTGCATCTGCCGGAATATGCCTAAGTTGGAAACGTAAACGCGTTGTACAATGAGTAACTTGCTGAACATTTGACGCCCCTCCGACCCGTTCAATAATTTGCTCGGCCAGACGGTTGTGATAGTTATTTTGTGGGGCCATATGTGTTATTCGTTTAAAGATGCTGCACGGCGTACCCGTTCAACATGGATTGTCAGAAACATCATTTCTTCGGAAGTCATGGCATGGCTGAATTTTTTATCCACATAGCGGCTAATTTTCTCAACACAGGTGAAAGCGGCGGGGTATTTGTTACGCACCGTATTGAAAAGCGAGTCGTCATCTTCAGAAATTGTGGTTTGATGAATAAGCCTATGAACGAAAAACTTGAGATGGGTAACGAGTCGTCGAAATTCGTCGCTGTCTTCATTCAGATCCAAGCCTAAATTGTACTTAATCATTTGCACAATATCGCGAATCAAGTTAGTGACACTGATAGTGTTGTTCATGTCTTCGTTAAGTTGGGCGTTAACTAGATGCAATGCAATATAGCCCGCTTCATCTTCAGAAAAATTCACGCCCGACGCTGCTTTAAGGAGTGTTAATGCTTCTAAGCCGACCTTGAACTCCATTGGGTAGAGCTGTTTAATTTCCCACAACATCCCATTTTTAACCACCTTGCCAGCGCGCAATCGTTCGATAGCAAAATGAATGTGATCCGCTAAAGAAATTCGAATGCTGGGGTGCAGTTCACCCGTTAGCGTATTTTGGGCTAGTTCTACTATTTGCTCTGTGGCTGCGAGCAGTTCAAGAGGTATATTTTCTAATAGCTCCCGATAGCGATTGTCGATGTTATCGTCGTCACTTTTGGCTAGGATGAAGATTTTTTCAATTTTGTCCTCAGGGATCTCGTCATTGGGCTTCATCTGAAATCCAATACCGCGTCCCATGACTACAACCTCTCCCTGGTTAGAGTCAGTAGAGATAAGAACATTATTATTTAATACTTTTGATAC harbors:
- the licT gene encoding BglG family transcription antiterminator LicT, with protein sequence MRVSKVLNNNVLISTDSNQGEVVVMGRGIGFQMKPNDEIPEDKIEKIFILAKSDDDNIDNRYRELLENIPLELLAATEQIVELAQNTLTGELHPSIRISLADHIHFAIERLRAGKVVKNGMLWEIKQLYPMEFKVGLEALTLLKAASGVNFSEDEAGYIALHLVNAQLNEDMNNTISVTNLIRDIVQMIKYNLGLDLNEDSDEFRRLVTHLKFFVHRLIHQTTISEDDDSLFNTVRNKYPAAFTCVEKISRYVDKKFSHAMTSEEMMFLTIHVERVRRAASLNE
- a CDS encoding beta-glucoside-specific PTS transporter subunit IIABC, yielding MAPQNNYHNRLAEQIIERVGGASNVQQVTHCTTRLRFQLRHIPADAVKEINKLPEVISVTHSGGMFQVIVGSHVEKLYQSLLPLLETSESTGIPNHMTNVINTITNIFFPILWLLSMAGILKGSIFLLVNLGWMNVDSGTYRILFSSSDAVFFFLPILLSYSASKHFGTNPLFGIAIASALVHPEINNHVSWLFSQKVTGIDITPEYFLGLPVEFINYSNSVIPILFAIWFNVWLERSIANRFPDSFYKWLTPLSCLIITVPLTFLVIGPLSTAVAKALSSGVFFLYQFSPEVAGFIIGALWQVLVVFGIHWSFVPIILNNIAVSGYDVLPPLMLPAAFGQAGACLGVLLINRRKKKTNYAGTAALTAVFGVTEPAIYGINLPLKWPFIFGCLSAAIGSSIVAYFQAKAYSLGMPGLFLIVQIVPPTGIDDSVIVSILAAIFTLVCAAVLTYIFTPMLIASEDSETAENEDKQSSASEPKQTSHSSHDKISQEHFQILSPLTGKVLPLNEVEDPTFASEIMGQGIAIKPEEGELRAPFNGKVVSVFKALHSIGLQSDDGIKMLIHIGLDTVKLEGQGFELLVAVGEKIKQGQPLILFDLQLLHSLGYDSTTPILITNSDEYLDVIATSSPNIKSGETLLTII